A section of the Streptomyces sp. SCL15-4 genome encodes:
- a CDS encoding class I SAM-dependent methyltransferase, whose translation MVEPRKAARDSITGTDDDAYREAFESFLAGSDEKTVTQAYLRRVVDRLPARRVFLDIGAGQGTTTRYLAPFFERTVCVEPSEPMRRALARACPRAEVVAEPVGAARVDARADLALLSHVLYYIPRAEWAATTARVLEWVAPGGVLLVLLQNPDNACMRMVRHFTGHHYDVRELVGELAAFPPGLAGRTELDVVPARYRGRDLEETLAVAGFLLGVPGAPSAPREAVEAYVRRHFGDDDGTYTFRHDQHVLRIERPAP comes from the coding sequence GTGGTGGAGCCGCGGAAGGCCGCGCGAGACAGCATCACGGGTACGGACGACGACGCCTACCGAGAAGCCTTCGAGTCGTTCCTCGCCGGGTCGGACGAGAAGACCGTCACCCAGGCCTACCTCCGCCGGGTGGTGGACCGGCTGCCCGCGCGGCGGGTGTTCCTGGACATCGGCGCCGGCCAGGGCACGACGACGCGGTATCTCGCCCCGTTCTTCGAGCGCACGGTGTGCGTCGAGCCGAGCGAGCCGATGCGGCGGGCACTGGCGCGGGCGTGCCCGCGGGCGGAGGTGGTGGCCGAACCGGTCGGCGCGGCCCGGGTGGACGCGCGGGCCGATCTGGCCCTGCTGTCCCACGTGCTGTACTACATCCCGCGTGCCGAGTGGGCGGCGACGACGGCACGCGTCCTGGAGTGGGTGGCGCCGGGCGGGGTCCTGCTGGTGCTGCTGCAGAACCCGGACAACGCGTGCATGCGCATGGTGCGTCACTTCACCGGCCACCACTACGACGTACGCGAACTCGTCGGCGAACTGGCCGCCTTCCCGCCCGGCCTGGCCGGCCGCACCGAGCTGGACGTCGTACCCGCCCGGTACCGCGGTCGCGACCTGGAGGAGACCCTCGCGGTGGCCGGCTTCCTCCTGGGCGTCCCCGGCGCCCCCTCCGCGCCCCGCGAGGCGGTCGAGGCGTACGTACGCCGGCACTTCGGCGACGACGACGGTACGTACACCTTCCGCCACGACCAACACGTCCTGCGCATC